Part of the Salvelinus fontinalis isolate EN_2023a chromosome 1, ASM2944872v1, whole genome shotgun sequence genome is shown below.
gctacacccgcaataacatctgctaaacgtgtatgtgacaaataaaatttgaataAGCTAGCTAAAGGCTAGCCGTTAGCTAAGCTAACTAACTAACGTTGCGTCACTGGAAAGACGACATAACGCGTTGGCTATAATTATAAAAACGTTGAAATACTAATAACTCACGTACTGTGTATTTTTATTCACACAAACATTGATCTACAGTCCTCTCGACCTGGTTCCAAACAACCTGGCCGGTCTAATTTTCAAACTGGACCAATCAGACAGCATGCTGCAGCCAACAACCAGATGCGGAAATACAAAAAACGGCATATCCCAGAAGGCATTTCGATTAACTCAATGTCGACACGCGAGTTTAAAATTGTACACATGGAAACATGGCTGTGTTTATAGATTTGAATATTAATTACACAACCGATAAAAAACGACTTCAGCATGTTATTGCAACAGCAGCGCACCGTAACTATGTTTGATCTTTTTCACATTTGCAAAACTGTTTAACTAGCACAAACCTTTATGCATAAAGCCATGGCTACCTGACTAACGTTATGTTAGCTAGCAGCTCACCGTAACTAGCTATGTTTTATCTTGTTCCCATTTGCAAAACTGTTAAGCTAACACTAACTTCAGATTCGCTGATTCGTCTTTGCTAACGTCTACGCGCTAGTTCATCGCTTGAGGCAACCCTCAATATGTCGTCGTATGATGGACCAGACCTAGCTGAAAGATGTCTTGATTGATTTGCTAATCAAGTACTGTAATGTTTTCATGTTTCAGTTGGATACTCCACAGTTGCCATCAATTATGTGGTTGATTTGCAACAAAAGAAACAGGTAGGCTCGGTGTTCCCTGTTTTATAACTCACCAAGTCAAGAGAGCTGTCCTCAACTTTGTTAATAACATTTGTTTGCTTATGTTTACAGGGAATTGGTAAACCAGAATGTGTCTCAGAGCTGTATGATACATTCCCCATAGTGCAGGTAGTGTGGAGTAATAGTAATGTTGATATATAAGGTACTACTTTTTCATGATGATAGCTCACATTTCTCCATGCATTGGGATAGTAACTAAATATATCTGCTCTTTTTTTGCACTGGGTAAATCCAGAACAATCAAGGTTTTAAACCGACTGACAGTTGTGGCCTCAGACCCATCACACTTTGTGAGTCCAATAtacactgtacaaaacattaggaacaccttttgtACTATTGAGTTTTGCCCATAgagcagcctcaattcgtcagagcatggactctacacaaggtgtcgaaagcgttccacagggatgttggccaatgttgactccagtgcttcccacagttgtgtcaaattggctggatttgggtggtggaccattcttgatacacacgggaaactgttgtgtgAAACCCAGAATCATTTCAattcttgacactcaaaccggtgcgtctgacacctactaccataccccgttgaaaggcacttaaatcttttcttGCCCatacaccctctgaatggcacacacacaatccatgtcttaaaaaTCTTTTTTTGACCTgtttccttcccttcatctacactgattgaagtggatttaacaggtgacatcaataagggatcatatctttcagctggtcagtctgtcatggaatgaGCAAGTGTTCCTAAGGTTTTGTACACTCGTGTGTGCAGTAGAAGTTTAAACATTTGCTGACAGTATTCATATTGCATGATTTTTCAAATAACATCTGTCCCTTCCCAGAGACCAACTGCAGAGTACAAAGCCTATGACTTAGTGGCTGTCTATCCTAAAACAGAGAAGTTGTTTCATGTAAGTAGATTTTTCAGCATCATTATCCACTACTGACAATGTATGTTAGGATGACCTTCTGCTCATTTTGGTGATCTACTTGTTTCAATAGGCAGCTTGCATGACATTCGATGTTGACATCATCTGTGTAGCAGTGACAGAAAAACAACCCTTCTTTTTCAAAAGATCTCCAGTAAATGGGGTAAGtatgtatacagtgccttgcaaaattattcacaccccttggttttcttcacattttatttttacagtgggattaaaattgatgtttttttttgtcaacaatctacacacaaagtaCTGTCAGtggaattatttatttttttagataAAAATTCATAACTACAATATAGTCGTTGCGTCGGAATTCATCAATTTTGTTTAGGctagcctaaattagttcaggaataaaaatatggcttaaaaaaaatcacattaagttacatggactctgtgtgaaataataggggttgacgtgatttttgaatgactaacccttcctctgtcccccaatTAATAcatcagtcaagtattgaatttcaagcacagattcaattaCAAAGACCAGGAAGCTTTTCAAAAGACTCATGAAGAAGGGCACTAAGGTTATATtgcaaaggaatacactttttggcctgaatgcaaggCCTTccgtttgtggcaaatccaacacatcactgagtaactgcctcattttcaagcacggtggtggctacatcatggtatgggtatgcatGACATTGGCAACTattggggagtttttccaggataaaaagaaacagggtGGCATTAAGGACATGCAAAATCCCAGAGGacaacctggttgtctgctttacaccagagacTGGGAGAATTATGAAAATAATAATTGCACAGTCCAGGTGTGAAAAGTTCTTATAGACTTACCCAAGACGacagctgtaatcgatgccaaaagtgtttctaacatgtatgcaacaactatattttagttatatCATATACatgttcttccactttgacattagagtattttatgtatcctaggggtctgaatacttttgcaaggcacttgtCAGTATTTGAATTAACAACTTATTTGGTGACTCACTTACGTCTTGTTTCTTTTGGTTGGAGtggatacctttaaaaaaaaatatatagtaaaAGTGATGTAACTTATTCTTGTCAGGCAATTGAAAGAGGTGTGTTCTTTGAAATAAGTTACGCACCTGCAATCCGAGACTCCACCATGAGAAGATACACCATCGCAAATTCCATCAGTCTCGTGGAGATGTGCAAAGGAAAAGTAAACAAATACACCCATCGCGGTTCATTGTTCACCTGTTAATCCACCTGCCATTTTCAAGCGGTGCGTGTAACCGCAATGTTTTCGTTCAAATAGAATGTAATTGTGACGAGTGGGGCAGAAAAGATAAGATAGAAATTAGATATTGTCTTACCCTCTTAGATGACAATCATATGAACCTTGAGCATGTTAACATCATCCTGAAATGAACCTtactaatgtaaatgtgttttgtGTCCCTCCTTGTTCAGCCCCTTGAGTTGAGAGGACCCTATGACATTGGCAACTTGTATCCTTACATTACCTTCTACAGTACTTGATGTAGGCTACTAGAATAGAGTGCAGACTTATGCAGGTGTGATGAGGCCAACCTGTGTCAGTGCTGTTGTCCTGAATGAAGACCAGAGG
Proteins encoded:
- the LOC129830139 gene encoding ribonuclease P protein subunit p30-like isoform X2 — translated: MMIAHISPCIGIVTKYICSFFALGKSRTIKVLNRLTVVASDPSHFRPTAEYKAYDLVAVYPKTEKLFHAACMTFDVDIICVAVTEKQPFFFKRSPVNGPLELRGPYDIGNLYPYITFYST
- the LOC129830139 gene encoding ribonuclease P protein subunit p30-like isoform X1; translation: MMIAHISPCIGIVTKYICSFFALGKSRTIKVLNRLTVVASDPSHFRPTAEYKAYDLVAVYPKTEKLFHAACMTFDVDIICVAVTEKQPFFFKRSPVNGPLELRGPYDIGNLGLLFGLSEGDVHLHGGE